Proteins encoded in a region of the Vicia villosa cultivar HV-30 ecotype Madison, WI linkage group LG5, Vvil1.0, whole genome shotgun sequence genome:
- the LOC131606503 gene encoding protein DETOXIFICATION 53-like has product MQVKEELKSLAKIAGPITMTSLMMYSRSAISMLFLGRQGRAELAGGCLALGFANITATSVLKGLTMGMDPICCQAYGAKRWSVLNQTLLRTLCLLLLVTIPISLLWLNMEPLLQLLGQDPSVTKVAQVYMLYSIPELFAQAFLNPLRTFLRTQGLTPPITMAASFAALLHLPINYFLATYLKLGVKGIALATGMNSINMTLGMLVYIVFSNKPLKPWQGVTIVDSICHGWKPLLSLAIPSCLSVCLEWWWYEIMLFLCGLLSDPQTSVSTMGILIQTLGFLYVFPYSLSASLTTRIGHSLGSGQASRAKGTAIIGILIAVLLGVSACFGLILARKNWGKLFTDEVQIIDMIRKVLPILGLCEISNWPQTVSCGILAGTARPYVGARINLCAFYLIGLPVSIFATFWYKFELVGLWYGMLAAQVSCVCMMVYTLVQTDWGQQSRRALELAQKSTQQQESVIDEEESVLLETL; this is encoded by the coding sequence ATGCAGGTAAAAGAAGAGTTGAAATCTCTTGCAAAGATTGCAGGTCCAATAACAATGACAAGCCTAATGATGTATTCTCGGTCGGCAATCTCGATGCTTTTCCTTGGCCGTCAAGGAAGAGCAGAGCTAGCCGGGGGTTGCCTAGCCCTCGGTTTCGCCAACATCACCGCAACTTCAGTTCTCAAAGGCCTAACAATGGGAATGGATCCTATTTGTTGTCAAGCATATGGAGCCAAAAGATGGTCAGTTCTAAACCAAACACTTTTGAGAACACTATGTCTCCTCCTTCTTGTTACAATCCCAATTTCACTTTTATGGCTTAACATGGAACCACTACTTCAATTACTAGGTCAAGATCCTAGTGTCACAAAAGTTGCACAAGTTTATATGCTTTACTCAATCCCTGAATTATTTGCTCAAGCATTTCTCAATCCATTGAGAACTTTTTTGAGAACTCAAGGCTTAACACCACCAATTACTATGGCTGCATCATTTGCAGCACTATTACACCTACCAATAAATTATTTCCTAGCTACTTATTTGAAACTAGGTGTAAAAGGTATCGCGTTAGCCACCGGAATGAACTCGATAAATATGACATTAGGGATGTTGGTTTATATtgttttttcaaataaacctctTAAGCCATGGCAAGGTGTTACAATAGTTGACTCTATTTGTCATGGTTGGAAACCATTGCTTAGTCTTGCAATTCCTAGTTGTCTTTCGGTTTGTTTGGAATGGTGGTGGTATGAGATAATGCTTTTTCTTTGTGGTTTGTTGAGTGATCCTCAAACTTCGGTTTCGACAATGGGAATACTTATTCAAACACTTGGTTTTCTTTATGTGTTCCCGTATTCACTTAGTGCCTCTTTGACAACAAGAATCGGTCACTCGTTAGGGTCAGGGCAAGCCTCGCGGGCAAAAGGAACTGCTATAATTGGGATTTTGATAGCGGTTTTACTTGGAGTATCAGCTTGTTTTGGATTGATTTTAGCAAGGAAAAATTGGGGGAAATTGTTTACAGACGAGGTACAAATTATTGATATGATAAGAAAAGTTCTCCCGATTTTAGGGTTATGTGAAATAAGCAACTGGCCACAAACGGTATCGTGTGGGATTTTAGCTGGAACCGCGCGTCCTTACGTTGGTGCTAGAATTAATTTGTGCGCGTTTTATTTAATTGGGTTACCGGTTTCAATTTTTGCTACATTTTGGTACAAATTTGAATTGGTAGGTTTGTGGTATGGAATGTTGGCAGCACAAGTTTCATGTGTTTGTATGATGGTGTATACTTTGGTTCAAACTGATTGGGGACAACAAAGTAGAAGAGCATTGGAGTTAGCTCAGAAATCAACACAACAACAAGAAAGTGtcattgatgaagaagaaagtGTATTGCTTGAAACTCTCTAA